One Vitis vinifera cultivar Pinot Noir 40024 chromosome 8, ASM3070453v1 genomic window carries:
- the LOC100248811 gene encoding receptor-like protein 32 translates to MRIALFSWLYFLPLCSIVFGIHVALVSGECLSDGSICLEDQMSLLLQLKNTLKFNVAASSKLVSWNPSMDCCSWGGVTWDATGHVVALDLSSQSIYGGFNNTSSIFSLQYLQSLNLADNSFNSSQIPSGFGKLGNLMYLNLSNAGFSGQIPIEVSCLTKLVTIDFSVFYLGVPTLKLENPNLRMLVQNLTELRELYLNGVNISAQGKEWCQALSSSVPNLQVLSLPSCYLSGPLDSSLQKLRSLSSIRLDGNNFSAPVPEFLANFSNLTQLRLSSCGLNGTFPEKIFQVPTLQILDLSNNKLLLGSLPEFPQNGSLETLVLPDTKFSGKVPNSIGNLKRLTRIELARCNFSGPIPNSTANLAQLVYLDLSENKFSGPIPPFSLSKNLTRINLSHNYLTGPIPSSHLDGLVNLVILDLRDNSLNGSLPMPLFSLPSLQKIQLSNNQFSGPLSKFSVVPSVLDTLDLSSNNLEGQIPVSIFDLQCLNILDLSSNKFNGTVLLSSFQKLGNLTTLSLSYNNLSINSSVGNPTLPLLLNLTTLKLASCKLRTLPDLSTQSRLTYLDLSDNQICGNIPNWIWKIGNCSLAHLNLSHNLLEDLQEPLSNFTPYLSILDLHSNQLHGQIPTPPQFCSYVDYSDNRFTSSIPDGIGVYISFTIFFSLSKNNITGSIPRSICNATYLQVLDFSDNHLSGKIPSCLIEYGTLGVLNLRRNNFSGAIPGKFPVNCLLQTLDLSRNHIEGKIPGSLANCTALEVLNLGNNQMNGTFPCLLKNITTLRVLVLRGNNFQGSIGCCKSNSTWAMLQIVDLAFNNFSGKLPATCFSTWTAMMAGENEVQSKLKHLQFRVLQFSQLYYQDAVTVTSKGLEMELVKVLTLYTSIDLSCNNFQGDIPEVMGNFTSLYVLNLSHNGFTGHIPSSIGNLRQLESLDLSQNRLSGEIPTQLANLNFLSVLNLSFNQLVGRIPPGNQMQTFSETSYEGNKELCGWPLDLSCTDPPPEFDDRHSGSRMEIKWEYIAPEIGFVTGLGIVIWPLVLCRRWRKCYYKHVDRILSRILQGRASGGRRAHRIRLRRRRM, encoded by the coding sequence ATGAGAATTGCACTCTTTTCATGGCTTTATTTCTTGCCCTTATGCTCAATCGTTTTTGGTATCCATGTTGCTTTGGTGTCCGGGGAATGTCTGAGTGATGGGAGCATATGCCTGGAGGATCAGATGTCCTTGTTGCTGCAACTGAAGAACACCCTCAAATTCAATGTTGCTGCATCAAGTAAACTAGTTTCCTGGAATCCAAGCATGGATTGCTGTTCTTGGGGAGGTGTAACCTGGGATGCCACTGGTCATGTTGTCGCTCTCGATCTCAGTAGCCAATCAATTTATGGTGGATTCAATAACACCAGTAGCATTTTCAGTCTACAATATCTGCAGAGCTTGAATTTGGCTGACAACTCCTTCAACTCTTCTCAAATTCCATCTGGATTCGGTAAGCTTGGCAATTTGATGTACCTGAATTTGTCTAATGCTGGGTTTTCTGGGCAGATTCCAATTGAGGTCTCATGTTTGACGAAATTGGTTACTATTGATTTCTCTGTGTTTTACCTTGGAGTTCCTACGCTGAAACTTGAGAACCCAAATCTGAGAATGCTGGTTCAGAACCTGACAGAGCTTAGAGAACTCTATCTTAATGGTGTAAACATATCGGCACAAGGGAAGGAATGGTGCCAGGCATTATCATCTTCAGTGCCTAATCTCCAAGTGCTGAGCTTGCCAAGCTGTTATCTTTCTGGGCCTCTCGATTCTTCTCTGCAGAAGCTTCGGTCTCTTTCAAGTATTCGCCTGGACGGTAACAACTTCTCTGCTCCTGTTCCAGAATTCCTAGCCAATTTCTCGAATTTGACTCAATTGCGGCTCAGTTCTTGTGGATTAAATGGAACATTTCCAGAAAAGATCTTTCAGGTACCAACCCTTCAGATTCTTGATTTGTCAAACAACAAGTTGCTCCTGGGTTCTTTGCCGGAATTCCCTCAGAATGGATCTCTAGAAACCTTGGTACTCCCGGATACAAAATTTTCAGGGAAAGTACCAAACTCCATAGGCAATCTCAAGAGGTTGACTAGGATAGAGCTTGCACGTTGCAATTTCAGTGGGCCAATCCCAAACTCCACGGCCAACCTTGCTCAATTAGTTTACTTGGACTTGTCTGAAAACAAGTTTTCCGGTCCAATCCCACCTTTTAGTTTGTCCAAGAACCTGACCCGAATAAACCTTTCTCATAATTATTTAACAGGTCCGATTCCTTCCTCTCACTTGGATGGCCTTGTGAATCTAGTGATTCTTGACTTGCGTGACAATTCACTGAATGGAAGTCTCCCCATGCCCCTGTTTTCCCTCCCATCACTGCAGAAGATACAACTGAGCAACAACCAATTTTCTGGTCCCTTGAGTAAATTTTCGGTTGTGCCTTCTGTATTGGACACCCTTGATTTGAGTAGCAACAATCTGGAAGGGCAAATACCTGTATCCATCTTTGATCTCCAGTGTCTTAACATCCTTGATCTTTCTTCCAACAAATTCAATGGCACTGTTTTACTAAGCAGCTTTCAGAAACTTGGAAATCTTACCACTCTTAGTCTGTCATACAACAACTTGTCCATCAATTCAAGTGTTGGTAATCCCACTTTGCCCCTGCTGTTGAATCTTACCACATTAAAATTGGCTTCTTGCAAGCTCAGAACATTACCTGATCTTAGCACCCAGTCAAGATTGACATATTTAGACCTTTCCGATAACCAAATTTGTGGGAACATACCCAATTGGATTTGGAAGATTGGTAATTGCTCTCTTGCCCATTTGAATCTCTCCCATAATTTACTGGAGGATCTGCAAGAACCTCTCTCTAATTTTACTCCTTATCTGTCTATCCTTGACCTACATTCCAACCAGCTCCATGGCCAAATCCCCACTCCTCCCCAATTTTGCAGCTATGTGGATTACTCAGACAACAGGTTCACCTCTTCCATCCCAGATGGTATTGGTGTTTACATTTCCTTCactattttcttctctctttcgaAGAATAACATCACTGGAAGTATTCCTAGATCCATCTGCAATGCAACTTACCTGCAAGTTCTTGACTTCTCTGACAACCATTTGAGTGGCAAAATACCTTCATGTTTAATTGAGTATGGGACTCTTGGGGTGCTGAATCTACGGAGAAACAATTTTAGTGGTGCTATACCTGGGAAATTTCCAGTCAACTGTCTTTTACAGACTCTTGATCTCAGTAGGAATCATATAGAAGGAAAAATTCCCGGGTCTCTGGCGAACTGCACAGCATTAGAGGTTTTAAACCTTGGGAACAATCAGATGAATGGTACCTTTCCTTGCTTGTTGAAGAACATAACCACTTTGCGAGTCCTTGTTCTGCGAGGCAACAACTTTCAAGGATCCATTGGATGTTGCAAGAGCAATTCGACCTGGGCAATGCTTCAGATTGTTGACCTAGCTTTCAACAATTTCAGTGGTAAATTGCCAGCAACATGCTTCTCGACCTGGACAGCAATGATGGCTGGTGAAAATGAAGTCCAATCCAAGCTCAAACACCTGCAATTTAGGGTTCTACAATTCAGTCAATTGTACTATCAGGATGCTGTAACAGTTACCAGCAAAGGTCTAGAAATGGAGTTGGTGAAGGTCCTAACTCTCTACACCTCTATTGACTTGTCGTGCAACAATTTTCAAGGGGACATACCAGAAGTGATGGGGAACTTCACATCGCTCTATGTTCTCAACTTATCGCATAATGGTTTCACAGGCCATATCCCATCGTCAATAGGGAATCTGCGACAACTTGAGTCATTAGACCTCTCGCAAAACAGGCTGAGTGGAGAGATACCCACACAGCTTGCGAACCTAAATTTCCTTTCAGTCCTGAACCTCTCATTCAATCAATTGGTGGGAAGGATCCCACCAGGTAATCAAATGCAAACATTTTCAGAAACTTCTTATGAAGGGAATAAAGAACTGTGTGGGTGGCCTCTGGATCTAAGTTGCACTGATCCACCACCAGAATTTGATGACAGGCACTCAGGTTCCAGGATGGAGATTAAGTGGGAATACATAGCTCCTGAAATTGGATTTGTGACAGGATTGGGAATCGTGATTTGGCCTCTAGTGTTGTGCAGGAGATGGAGGAAATGCTACTACAAACATGTTGATAGAATTCTTTCAAGGATTCTCCAAGGAAGAGCAAGTGGTGGAAGAAGAGCTCACAGAATTCGCCTCCGGAGGCGGAGAATGTAG